From a single Athene noctua chromosome 2, bAthNoc1.hap1.1, whole genome shotgun sequence genomic region:
- the XIRP1 gene encoding xin actin-binding repeat-containing protein 1: MSEAQKSSKVAIKKMEDDLPPPPTLGSVQVITPGSQDLNPLPVPPPKQAFSKFYQQRQVNELKRLYRHMHPELRKNLEEAVTEDLAEMLNTEDPNAQASVNLDKVLPGEVQSMRWIFENWALDSIGDHQATKKLAEEEIIPCGDVKSTSLRFQSQSINGESLSPSSKVTETDLARGDVHTARWLFETQPLDSLNKLYSDETELQEAVLKEPVQGGDVKGARQLFEAQSLDAIGRCCSVEEKSILQLKSEIQELKGDVKKTVRLFQTEPLCAIRDKTGNIHEIKSVCREEIQSNAVRTARWLFETQPLDTINKDTSKVQIIRGISLEEIGRPDVSGARWIFETQPLDAIREITVEEQDFKASTDFVTGADVSKQRMLFETQTLDSLKGEASESVVAKEQVIGGDVKSTLWLFETQPMETLKDNFEVGRLKKVELSAEEKGDVKQRKHVFETCPLGSISKAFEEEIPDTGTEEVVKGDVKSFKTLFETLPLDSIKQADAEPITKEEEKIPTGNVKANQILFETTPLYAIKDSFGNFHEVTSVSREQIISGDVKNYKWMFETRPLDQFDESTKKVDIIRGITKQEVVAGDVRTAKWLFETQPMDVIHHQAMQGEEHPAVKREISQRGDVKTCRWLFETQPIHTLYEKAEKKQEEDGSVPQADVKSYTWMFETQPLDSLKGQEEQYLQVSKAYSQEELQGVDVKTVRHLFEIEPLGSSIVSEADRKKDMRYSSRVEIQSGEVSRVKEFFEAKPLDTVFRTTSQKDDGTIEAGSVHKFTWLFENYPMDSLKDSSEGIQEIPPEKDIKGGEVRGKRFVFETYSLDKIHDTVDETELQKIQKDTMSKANVKSCTMLFESQPLYAIQDKEGRYHEVTSVQKEEIMKGDVKGARWLFETKPLDLIKKEEEVFVIRAVTQEDIKKGDVQAARWRFETEPLDSFSGGKMSVPRTVDDVQKGDVQSNKKLFESQQVGQKKYVRMVSVSDVQRGDVRTSTWLFENQPVDSLYGDAERGSSISTVQREDSQKGDVKRCTWLFETQPMDTLKDPEVTASAGAQETIPRADVKSTTWLFESTPLDKFSASKGSIETELKERTMKETLETLCTCQAIQHDGILIEANDMESVKMVKYQLSSPGAPEILKEEIVGGHLQRIMLQLLHRTNVDAQSVLVEEDKEGKIKVSPLQLLDQSEAVKGKEDLSGNVTKALQGLLSQDASIKKGMVLQETKSGSVKMTLYSLLFHSVQQKVVKGDVKSTIGNLLASSQEQKTTATIKREDNEKGNVQLFASCIEKGDLDYLKNLQQESEIQSLISSQAEQGEDESVPQVVQGAKIHIVPNKEQIEKVNAEGEPGAMEGAKKVFTYENMGKEGALEREAVYAAGVTGTTVQCLGKPLPTVMGKEEILSGGLKVTTKSIQRMADVSKKAEKEEATTASLKEPKTMPQGKFPTQVTAQRGEVAGNQQSSVTREASQMQPEEKAIGSDLQAAMQSLRLATAEAKNIQHHVQSKLQRNREEVHMACRQQAASAQGTVTLQSTVRQHESASTTQESTSTAIRTTTTRVQEASKAHTSVSQKSIASHKKVSASEEVQGGQLLSQENKVVPSRDFRIKDGLYTATPVKTYINPFVEPDYKEQSVQEERDVIIRGDVQTAIRALQSAASEQRLIEKEDVVRGNLKATLQSLEKSNVNVSRGDFKAAMIYRNAGQSYSVCKKKNENQVISNQTAVVASGSQADNDFPPPPSVAVMKAEHSPPSTNATREGALPLRTNKDEAPECSASLQTPLLALPSLSCQFSDQSSAEKPRTPPKPEITVPPRKKPVPPPKPEHLLHEAHSASADNSTSRSTKPIPPPLPPKPPGLRDISKPKPPPTEMRLNCMEIHERSGHGDVQAKCCALGTSVSKPVSAMSPERKLPKHTAKTPLQMAEERYKASKGGQGKLESDNAKTSKPIKNGVVSFEVERGMMSRKAAAARRCPGEVVQRHIELCQDENGCSLVSHPTCSGSAQTFNVPGQTEPSTFPVGHTTPPKTGDDITQNASSKVERESVSNSYGLWDSQRVVQQVTERRQMCHSMSFHQQPMNSFEDQQQGNSGQLKCPDGEADTPAQEKSAVVMREKNNRETEDERRKRLSIHKEEIMKGNVKEAMEIFENLRRQEELQELLTRVREFEEETSKVDVKALKSLFEKVPDWVVHQKAHQAKQQDRAETMAKEDTDSVSSVELVFGDLERASAEIIHLKEQTLARLLDIEEAIKKALYSVSSLKSESDIAGLSGLFKESLGNTQSSASSSNIRKISIVSSKAKQEGIALETGEADSVEGAKVVEKPEVTKAELEVPRLIQSRVSSPSSPSYISIESAARKPAESPRTAHSPWDVPSPDCLDTPGKRDAFAQDSFSSFNHPSAVSTGHDMTPFEKRPEPVQKKVGLTSIKQNTLGNANHLVSEKERCPLDTSKGNCHCGMKGGFSEYCSLNVPSPQNPRRQKSILELQTGPDGSKLYGATRTVMEQYEEMDQFGNKIITSSTTVTKQSETQTSSTCDVVSHPQYEVSASPMFRRYLKSPGEDFHTNGSFQEPGVVFVTFGNSKPKK, from the coding sequence ATGTCAGAAGCTCAGAAATCATCTAAAGTTGCCATCAAGAAAATGGAAGATGACTTGCCACCCCCTCCCACCCTTGGCTCAGTCCAGGTCATCACTCCAGGGAGCCAGGATCTCAACCCACTCCCTGTGCCTCCTCCAAAGCAAGCCTTCTCCAAGTTCTACCAGCAGCGTCAAGTGAACGAGCTAAAGAGGCTCTACAGACACATGCATCCTGAGCTCAGGAAGAACTTGGAAGAAGCTGTGACTGAGGACCTGGCAGAAATGCTTAATACTGAAGATCCCAATGCACAGGCATCTGTGAACCTGGACAAAGTTCTTCCAGGAGAGGTTCAGTCCATGCGCTGGATTTTTGAGAACTGGGCACTTGACTCCATTGGGGACCATCAAGCCACAAAGAAGCTGGCAGAAGAAGAGATCATTCCTTGTGGGGATGTGAAAAGTACTTCCCTGAGGTTTCAAAGCCAGTCAATCAATGGGGAGAGTCTGTCACCATCATCCAAAGTAACAGAAACAGACCTTGCCAGAGGGGATGTGCATACTGCCCGGTGGCTGTTTGAAACCCAGCCACTAGACTCATTAAATAAACTGTATTCAGATGAAACTGAATTGCAGGAGGCAGTTCTCAAGGAGCCTGTCCAGGGAGGTGATGTGAAAGGTGCCAGACAGCTCTTTGAAGCACAGTCCTTGGATGCTATAGGACGCTGCTGCTCAGTGGAGGAGAAGAGCATCCTACAACTCAAGTCAGAAATCCAGGAGCTAAAAGGCGATGTTAAGAAGACTGTCAGGCTCTTCCAAACAGAGCCCCTCTGTGCCATCAGAGATAAAACTGGGAACATCCATGAAATCAAGTCTGTTTGTCGAGAAGAAATTCAGAGCAATGCAGTCAGAACGGCTCGCTGGCTGTTTGAGACTCAGCCCCTGGATACCATCAACAAGGACACTTCCAAAGTGCAAATAATCCGTGGGATTTCACTGGAAGAAATTGGAAGGCCAGATGTCAGTGGAGCAAGGTGGATATTTGAAACTCAACCTCTGGATGCCATCAGAGAAATCACAGTTGAAGAACAGGATTTCAAGGCTTCAACGGATTTTGTCACAGGGGCAGATGTCAGTAAGCAGCGAATGCTCTTTGAGACTCAGACTCTTGATTCTCTGAAAGGAGAAGCTTCAGAAAGTGTTGTAGCCAAAGAACAAGTCATTGGAGGTGATGTGAAATCTACACTTTGGCTATTCGAAACTCAGCCAATGGAAACCCTGAAAGACAATTTTGAGGTGGGACGTTTAAAGAAAGTAGAGCTTTCAGCGGAGGAGAAGGGAGATGTGAAGCAAAGAAAACATGTCTTTGAGACCTGTCCTCTTGGCAGCATTTCCAAGGCATTTGAGGAAGAAATTCCAGACACTGGCACTGAAGAGGTAGTGAAAGGGGATGTGAAGTCTTTCAAGACCCTGTTTGAGACTCTCCCCTTAGATAGCATTAAGCAGGCTGATGCTGAGCCCATCACCAAAGAAGAGGAGAAGATTCCAACTGGCAACGTCAAAGCCAACCAAATTCTGTTTGAGACAACACCTCTGTATGCCATCAAGGATAGCTTCGGCAATTTCCATGAAGTCACCTCTGTAAGCAGAGAGCAAATCATCAGCGGTGATGTCAAGAACTACAAATGGATGTTTGAAACCAGGCCCCTGGACCAGTTTGATGAAAGCACCAAGAAAGTGGATATAATACGGGGGATCACAAAACAAGAGGTGGTGGCTGGTGATGTTAGAACAGCCAAATGGCTCTTTGAAACTCAGCCTATGGACGTCATTCATCACCAAGCCATGCAAGGTGAGGAGCATCCCGCAGTGAAGCGGGAGATCTCCCAGCGGGGGGATGTGAAGACCTGCAGGTGGCTTTTTGAGACCCAGCCCATTCACACCCTGTATGAAAAGGCTGAGAAGAAGCAAGAGGAAGATGGCAGTGTGCCCCAAGCTGATGTGAAGTCATACACATGGATGTTTGAGACTCAGCCCCTGGACTCCCTGAAAGGCCAAGAGGAACAGTATTTACAAGTCAGTAAGGCATACAGTCAGGAGGAATTACAGGGAGTTGATGTCAAAACTGTCCGTCACCTATTTGAGATTGAACCCTTGGGCAGCAGTATTGTCAGCGAAGCTGACCGTAAAAAAGACATGAGGTACTCTAGTCGTGTGGAGATACAGTCTGGGGAAGTGTCCAGAGTGAAGGAATTCTTTGAAGCTAAGCCCTTGGATACAGTCTTCAGAACAACATCCCAGAAGGATGATGGGACAATTGAAGCCGGATCCGTGCACAAGTTCACTTGGCTCTTTGAGAACTACCCTATGGACTCCCTGAAGGACAGCTCTGAGGGCATCCAGGAAATCCCTCCAGAGAAGGATATCAAAGGGGGAGAAGTTAGAGGTAAAAGGTTCGTATTTGAGACCTATTCCCTTGACAAAATCCATGACACAGTGGACGAGACAGAGCTCCAGAAGATCCAGAAAGACACCATGAGCAAAGCTAATGTCAAGTCCTGCACAATGCTTTTTGAAAGCCAACCTTTATATGCTATCCAAGACAAGGAGGGGAGATACCATGAGGTCACCTCAGTGCAGAAAGAAGAAATCATGAAAGGTGATGTCAAAGGAGCTCGGTGGTTGTTTGAAACTAAGCCCCTGGATCTGATcaagaaggaagaggaggtgtTTGTGATTAGGGCTGTCACCCAAGAGGACATCAAGAAAGGAGATGTCCAGGCTGCCCGGTGGAGGTTTGAGACAGAGCCTCTTGACTCCTTCTCAGGGGGAAAGATGTCTGTGCCCAGAACGGTAGATGATGTGCAGAAGGGAGATGTTCAGTCTAACAAGAAGCTCTTTGAGTCCCAGCAAGTGGGCCAGAAGAAGTATGTGAGGATGGTCAGTGTCAGTGATGTTCAGCGGGGTGATGTAAGGACATCCACTTGGCTTTTTGAAAACCAGCCCGTGGACTCCCTCTACGGGGATGCGGAGAGAGGCTCATCTATCAGTACAGTGCAGAGAGAGGACAGCCAGAAAGGGGATGTAAAACGCTGCACCTGGTTGTTTGAAACCCAGCCAATGGACACCCTTAAGGACCCAGAGGTGACAGCCAGTGCTGGGGCCCAAGAAACAATCCCTCGTGCAGATGTGAAAAGTACAACGTGGCTCTTCGAGAGCACACCCTTAGATAAATTTAGTGCTTCTAAAGGCAGTatagaaacagaactgaaagaaagGACCATGAAGGAGACTTTAGAGACACTCTGCACTTGCCAGGCTATTCAGCATGATGGGATCCTCATTGAAGCCAATGATATGGAGAGTGTGAAAATGGTGAAGTACCAGCTCAGCAGCCCAGGTGCTCCAGAGATCCTGAAAGAGGAGATTGTGGGAGGCCATTTGCAAAGGATCATGTTGCAGCTCCTGCACAGAACCAATGTGGATGCACAAAgtgtgctggtggaggaggaCAAAGAGGGCAAGATCAAAGTAAGCCCATTGCAGCTACTGGACCAGAGTGAAGCTGTTAAAGGCAAAGAGGACTTGAGTGGAAATGTAACTAAGGCTTTACAGGGTCTCCTCAGTCAAGACGCTTCCATCAAAAAGGGGATGGTCTTACAAGAGACGAAGTCAGGATCAGTGAAGATGACTCTCTATTCCCTCCTGTTCCATTCTGTCCAGCAGAAAGTTGTCAAGGGGGATGTTAAGTCAACGATAGGGAACCTGTTGGCTTCTTCTCAGGAGCAGAAAACAACAGCAACCATTAAGCGTGAGGACAATGAGAAGGGAAATGTCCAGCTTTTTGCAAGCTGCATTGAGAAAGGAGATCTAGACTATCTGAAGAATCTCCAGCAGGAGTCGGAGATACAATCCCTCATCTCTTCCCaagcagagcagggggaagatgaAAGTGTTCCACAGGTTGTGCAGGGGGCTAAGATACATATCGTACCAAATAAAGAACAAATAGAGAAAGTAAATGCAGAGGGTGAGCCAGGGGCTATGGAGGGAGCAAAAAAGGTATTCACATATGAAAACATGGGCAAAGAGGGTGCATTAGAGAGAGAGGCTGTGTATGCAGCAGGTGTGACAGGAACCACTGTGCAATGTCTTGGGAAGCCTCTCCCCACAGTGatgggaaaggaagaaattctgtcaGGAGGACTTAAAGTGACCACAAAGTCAATCCAAAGGATGGCAGATGTCAGCaagaaggcagagaaagaagaaGCCACCACTGCCAGTTTGAAGGAACCCAAAACTATGCCTCAAGGCAAATTTCCAACCCAAGTGACGGCTCAGAGGGGAGAGGTGGCTGGGAACCAGCAGAGTTCGGTGACTAGGGAAGCCAGCCAGATGCAGCCAGAAGAAAAGGCCATTGGGAGTGATCTTCAGGCCGCAATGCAAAGCCTGAGGTTagcaacagcagaagcaaaaaacATTCAACACCACGTCCAGAGCAAGCTACAGAGGAACAGGGAGGAGGTGCACATGGCCTGTAGGCAGCAAGCAGCCAGCGCACAGGGGACAGTGACCCTTCAATCGACTGTACGCCAACACGAATCTGCATCCACCACACAGGAGAGCACCAGCACTGCCATCAGGACCACCACCACTAGAGTCCAGGAGGCATCCAAGGCCCACACAAGCGTGTCTCAGAAGAGCATAGCATCACACAAAAAGGTCAGTGCTTCAGAGGAAGTACAGGGAGGACAACTATTGAGCCAGGAAAACAAAGTTGTGCCTAGTAGAGATTTTAGAATTAAGGATGGCCTTTATACTGCCACACCCGTGAAAACCTATATAAACCCTTTTGTTGAGCCTGATTACAAAGAGCAATCAGTGCAAGAAGAAAGAGATGTTATTATCAGAGGGGATGTACAGACAGCTATCAGAGCACTGCAAAGTGCCGCCTCAGAACAGCGCCTGATAGAAAAGGAGGATGTTGTCCGAGGTAATTTAAAAGCCACACTTCAGTCGCTGGAAAAGTCTAACGTTAATGTCTCCAGAGGGGATTTTAAAGCCGCTATGATATACAGAAATGCAGGGCAGTCCTATTCtgtgtgtaaaaagaaaaatgagaatcaAGTCATTAGTAACCAGACTGCTGTAGTGGCTTCAGGGTCACAGGCTGATAAtgactttcctcctcctccctcagttGCTGTGATGAAAGCAGAGCATTCCCCACCCTCAACTAACGCAACAAGAGAAGGTGCCCTTCCACTACGAACCAACAAAGATGAAGCCCCAGAATGTTCTGCATCACTCCAGACCCCTCTTCTTGCCCTCCCTTCTCTGTCCTGCCAGTTCAGTGATCAGAGTTCTGCAGAGAAGCCCAGGACTCCTCCAAAACCAGAAATTACTGTCCCacccagaaaaaaacctgttcccCCTCCAAAACCTGAGCACCTCTTACATGAGGCACATTCTGCCTCTGCAGATAACAGCACAAGCAGATCAACCAAACCCATCCCTCCACCCCTGCCTCCGAAACCTCCAGGCCTCAGGGACATCAGCAAGCCAAAGCCTCCCCCCACGGAGATGAGATTAAACTGCATGGAAATACATGAACGATCAGGCCATGGGGACGTTCAGGCAAAATGCTGCGCTTTGGGTACATCCGTGAGTAAGCCTGTCTCAGCTATGAGCCCTGAGAGAAAGCTGCCAAAACACACTGCTAAAACTCCACTTCAAATGGCAGAGGAAAGGTACAAGGCCAGCAAAGGAGGACAGGGAAAACTGGAATCAGACAATGCTAAGACATCAAAGCCAATAAAAAATGGAGTGGTTAGTTTTGAAGTCGAGCGGGGAATGatgagcagaaaagcagcagctgcaaggAGATGTCCTGGTGAGGTTGTTCAGAGGCATATAGAGCTGTGTCAAGATGAGAACGGGTGTTCTTTAGTATCACATCCAACCTGTTCTGGCAGTGCACAGACATTTAATGTGCCAGGACAGACTGAGCCAAGCACCTTCCCTGTTGGCCACACCACTCCTCCAAAGACAGGAGATGACATTACTCAAAATGCCTCATCCAAGGTGGAAAGGGAAAGTGTGTCTAATTCTTATGGATTGTGGGATAGTCAGAGAGTTGTGCAGCAGGTGACTGAGAGAAGGCAAATGTGTCATTCAATGTCCTTCCATCAGCAACCAATGAACTCCTTTGAGGACCAACAGCAGGGGAATAGTGGGCAATTGAAATGTCCTGATGGGGAGGCAGACACACCTGCCCAGGAGAAGTCAGCAGTGgttatgagagaaaaaaacaatagaGAAACAGAAGATGAGCGTCGGAAGAGGCTGTCGATACACAAAGAGGAGATTATGAAAGGCAATGTCAAGGAGGCTATGGAGATCTTTGAGAACCTCAGGAGACAGGAGGAGCTGCAAGAGCTCTTGACACGGGTGAGGGAGTTTGAGGAGGAGACAAGCAAGGTAGATGTGAAAGCTCTGAAGAGTCTCTTTGAGAAGGTCCCTGACTGGGTTGTTCATCAGAAGGCCCACCAGGCCAAGCAACAGGACAGGGCTGAGACAATGGCAAAGGAGGATACTGACAGTGTCTCCTCAGTGGAGCTGGTGTTCGGGGACCTGGAACGAGCAAGTGCTGAGATTATCCACCTGAAGGAGCAGACACTTGCCCGGCTCCTGGACATCGAGGAGGCCATCAAGAAAGCTCTTTATTCTGTCTCTAGTCTCAAGTCTGAGTCAGACATCGCTGGGCTGTCAGGGCTGTTCAAGGAGTCTCTGGGGAACACCCAAAGCTCTGCGAGCAGCAGCAATATTCGTAAAATCAGTATTGTTTCAAGCAAAGCCAAGCAGGAGGGAATCGCACTGGAGACAGGGGAAGCAGATTCTGTGGAAGGTGCAAAGGTGGTAGAAAAGCCTGAGGTAACCAAGGCAGAACTAGAGGTCCCCCGCCTTATTCAATCTCGTGTCAGTtctccctcctcaccttcctACATCTCCATCGAGTCTGCTGCCAGGAAACCAGCAGAGTCACCCAGGACAGCACATTCCCCCTGGGATGTCCCTTCACCAGACTGTCTTGACACACCAGGAAAGAGGGATGCTTTTGCTCAGGACAGCTTTAGTTCCTTTAACCATCCATCAGCAGTGTCTACTGGGCATGACATGACCCCCTTTGAGAAGAGACCAGAGCCTGTCCAAAAAAAAGTTGGGCTGACCTCAATAAAACAGAACACCCTTGGCAATGCCAACCATCTGGTCAGTGAGAAAGAGAGGTGCCCTCTGGACACCTCCAAAGGCAACTGCCATTGTGGGATGAAAGGAGGCTTTTCAGAATACTGCTCCCTGAATGTCCCCAGCCCACAAAATCCACGGAGGCAGAAAAGTATCCTGGAGCTGCAGACAGGGCCTGATGGGTCCAAGCTCTATGGAGCCACCCGGACTGTCATGGAGCAGTACGAGGAAATGGACCAGTTTGGAAACAAAATCATCACTTCATCCACCACAGTCACCAAGCAGTCTGAGACACAAACATCTTCCACATGTGATGTAGTATCTCATCCTCAGTACGAGGTATCTGCCTCACCCATGTTTCGGAGGTACTTGAAGAGCCCAGGTGAAGACTTCCACACCAACGGCAGTTTTCAGGAGCCAGGAGTAGTCTTTGTCACCTTTGGCAACTCCAAGCCAAAGAAATAG